Proteins encoded together in one Amblyomma americanum isolate KBUSLIRL-KWMA chromosome 1, ASM5285725v1, whole genome shotgun sequence window:
- the LOC144120277 gene encoding uncharacterized protein LOC144120277, whose amino-acid sequence MAAYKRMLVQTERTSSSSGNCSQDIVSILNPTTTGALVGESSMLTDMRRSSILQADDHNYTYRIDCPESLSAFVGAVVPYIAGFVVQKVRSTATCELCIAALHSDELAPLFRQKSRGGLISPSQDVVGLCEAVEKGLWLLQAEYDTIKMVTVRSKHLILEVLGTCTEKNWFQKLEDHILDFDPLDNHIYILCKKIAEEYIKVRIHHMTKERNRELIKNKVRPLLSRVIIFNHL is encoded by the coding sequence ATGGCTGCATACAAGCGTATGTTGGTTCAGACAGAAAGGACTTCATCAAGCTCTGGAAACTGCTCCCAAGACATAGTCTCAATTCTAAATCCAACAACTACAGGAGCTTTGGTAGGTGAAAGCAGCATGCTTACTGATATGCGCAGGTCATCAATCCTGCAGGCCGACGACCACAACTATACCTATCGCATTGACTGCCCAGAAAGCCTGTCAGCTTTTGTCGGTGCTGTAGTGCCGTACATTGCAGGTTTCGTCGTTCAGAAAGTTCGTTCAACGGCAACATGTGAACTGTGCATCGCAGCCCTGCACTCGGATGAACTGGCACCTTTATTTAGGCAAAAGAGCCGAGGTGGACTAATTTCACCGTCACAAGACGTCGTTGGCCTGTGTGAAGCAGTTGAAAAAGGGCTGTGGTTGCTACAGGCAGAATATGATACTATTAAAATGGTGACTGTAAGATCAAAACACCTCATCCTTGAAGTCCTGGGCACCTGCACAGAGAAAAACTGGTTCCAGAAACTGGAGGACCACATCCTTGATTTTGATCCACTTGATAACCATATTTATATTTTGTGCAAAAAAATCGCTGAAGAATATATAAAAGTGAGAATACACCACATGACGAAAGAACGAAACCGTGAACTGATCAAAAACAAAGTGAGACCACTTTTGTCGAGGGTGATTATTTTCAATCACCTGTAG